A portion of the Sabethes cyaneus chromosome 3, idSabCyanKW18_F2, whole genome shotgun sequence genome contains these proteins:
- the LOC128742591 gene encoding KIF-binding protein: MLITKEFLSDIREEFEKAHKKIDEDSKNDPPTEPFRSHYAARDILQSVQRKLKDLFLKLHVDSDGELIVRCILANVLKDIGKISIFTEELTNAELALKEAAVLLDSDFEKPQAVNAKIELLNQLAILYWNRGNFEESKRHLDLAKDAYETAKLNETEPLTISDLFGTKDEIEKGKGLKLMEKNHTLTLYYLAQVYGHLEDLKLSARYCHLTLKRQLDHDDYEHVDWALNAATLSQYFFPQNCLSQARHLLAAASYMLDRFEEDVIAKETNPAAKEEKIESHRHRSADIARCWAKYDLHILTTSKERLCNDDDDETAGDRQHPKECLSPVREVNRFVGLEGISAYEDQITDEFCLTFDDAKLVMLNGLSWLNKAKDYYTKETEASQYAKIIQDVASFYKNLAFFDDNEDNQCKLYKRSADQLEELDEILNATYYQMICREVWYELGLTYSKMLDVKLTKLEADERPSPHALGKINKLCEKSISKFQKFIDSYKIPADTLEIPPGIDESELQPILFAYFHIGRLYYKVITPDKRLQLVNVKNSFRYYHNFVKHCEQFEAVGALLKAEMGVCKEMNQLLPLKIKRLTDELSG, encoded by the exons ATGCTGATTACCAAAGAGTTCCTATCGGATATCCGAGAGGAGTTCGAGAAGGCGCACAAGAAAATCGACGAAGATAGCAAGAATGATCCACCGACGGAACCGTTCCGTTCGCACTATGCAGCCCGTGATATCCTGCAATCGGTTCAGCGTAAGCTGAAGGATCTGTTTTTAAAGCTTCATGTGGATTCTGATGGCGAATTGATTGTTCGGTGCATTCTGGCAAATGTGTTGAAAGATATtggtaaaatttcaattttcacgGAAGAACTAACAAATGCAGAGCTAGCATTGAAGGAAGCAGCAGTACTACTAGATAGCGATTTCGAAAAACCACAAGCTGTTAATGCGAAAATTGAGTTGCTTAACCAGCTAGCAATATTGTACTGGAACCGGGGAAACTTTGAAGAGTCAAAACGGCACCTGGACCTGGCAAAGGATGCATATGAAACAGCTAAACTAAACGAAACCGAACCTTTAACCATATCGGATCTTTTCGGTACGAAAGATGAGATCGAGAAAGGAAAGGGCCTTAAATTAATGGAGAAAAATCACACTCTGACCCTGTATTACCTTGCGCAAGTTTATGGCCATTTGGAGGATTTGAAACTTTCCGCCCGTTACTGTCATCTAACGTTGAAGCGTCAGCTGGATCACGATGATTACGAGCACGTGGACTGGGCACTAAATGCGGCCACTTTGTCACAGTATTTCTTTCCACAGAACTGTCTTAGTCAGGCAAGGCACCTACTGGCGGCGGCTTCCTACATGTTGGATCGTTTCGAGGAAGATGTAATTGCGAAAGAAACCAATCCAGCTGCCAAGGAGGAAAAAATTGAGTCGCACCGCCATCGATCGGCTGATATTGCACGATGTTGGGCCAAATATGATCTGCACATTCTGACCACATCAAAAGAGCGGCTGTGcaacgatgatgacgatgagaCAGCAGGAGATCGACAACATCCGAAGGAATGCTTAAGCCCAGTCAGAGAGGTTAATCGATTCGTTGGGTTAGAGGGAATTTCCGCATACGAAGATCAAATTACCGATGAATTTTGCTTAACCTTTGATGATGCCAAGCTGGTGATGTTGAACGGTTTATCGTGGTTGAACAAAGCGAAGGATTACTATACGAAAGAAACGGAAGCGTCGCAATATGCGAAAATCATCCAGGATGTTGCCTCTTTCTATAAAAATTTGGCATTCTTCGACGATAACGAGGATAATCAATGTAAATTGTATAAGAGAAGTGCAGATCAACTTGAGGAATTGGACGAGATCTTGAATGCAACGTACTATCAAATGATTTGCAG AGAAGTTTGGTATGAATTAGGTCTCACCTATTCAAAAATGTTGGACGTCAAACTAACCAAACTGGAAGCGGACGAGCGACCATCTCCGCACGCTCTCGGCAAAATCAACAAGCTCTGTGAGAAGAGCATTTCCAAGTTTCAGAAATTTATCGACTCGTACAAAATACCGGCGGACACGCTGGAAATTCCGCCGGGCATCGACGAATCGGAACTGCAGCCGATTCTGTTCGCCTACTTCCACATCGGTCGGCTGTACTACAAGGTCATCACACCGGACAAGCGACTGCAGCTGGTCAACGTGAAGAACAGCTTCCGGTACTATCACAACTTTGTTAAACATTGCGAACAGTTCGAAGccgtcggtgccttgctcaAGGCGGAGATGGGAGTTTGCAAAGAGATGAACCAGCTGCTGCCGTTGAAAATTAAAAGGTTAACGGATGAGCTCAGCGGCTAA